The following coding sequences lie in one Spinacia oleracea cultivar Varoflay chromosome 1, BTI_SOV_V1, whole genome shotgun sequence genomic window:
- the LOC130465817 gene encoding uncharacterized protein, which produces MKDPTAEVVVSEDGRGKVAEFHLLHYHAFGTAHRAHASTEGVAKYLKPSVAGFLMQKGLKRKKVGTYIATVLKIFKREGSSEEMAAQSPPYIVLGGLGCKVVNHFCASLLEDQMSPSATLSCDLCCVLVRRVLFGKSLLHFMKCVALYSFTVSDPFPSIEWRLKSRISIL; this is translated from the exons ATGAAAGATCCGACTGCTGAGGTTGTTGTATCTGAAGATGGAAGAGGCAAAGTTGCTG AATTTCACCTTCTGCATTACCATGCTTTCGGTACTGCACACAGAGCTCATGCTTCCACTGAGGGTGTTGCCAAATATTTGAAGCCTTCTGTTGCTGGCTTCTTGATGCAAAAG GGTCTGAAAAGGAAAAAAGTAGGCACCTATATTGCCACAGTTCTGAAGATTTTCAAAAGAGAAGGCTCATCTGAAGAGATGGCAGCACAGTCTCCCCCATATATTGTTCTTGGTGGTTTGGGTTGTAAGGTTGTTAACCATTTTTGTGCTAGTCTCTTGGAAGATCAGATGTCTCCTTCAGCTACTCTATCTTGTGATCTTTGTTGCGTGCTTGTTCGAAGAGTGCTTTTTGGCAAAAGTTTACTCCATTTCATGAAATGTGTTGCCTTGTATAGTTTTACAGTATCTGATCCATTCCCATCTATTGAATGGAGGTTGAAGAGTCGAATAAGCATCCTGTAA